The Pontibacillus halophilus JSM 076056 = DSM 19796 genome has a segment encoding these proteins:
- a CDS encoding ferredoxin produces MAKYTIVDKETCIACGACGAAAPDIYDYDDEGIAYVILDNNNGTAEIPEELEEDMEDAFDGCPTDSIKIADESFDGDALKFE; encoded by the coding sequence ATGGCTAAATACACAATCGTAGATAAAGAAACATGCATCGCCTGCGGCGCTTGCGGAGCAGCTGCTCCAGACATTTATGACTACGACGATGAAGGCATTGCCTACGTAATCTTAGACAACAACAATGGGACAGCTGAAATTCCAGAGGAACTAGAAGAAGACATGGAAGATGCATTTGACGGCTGTCCAACGGATTCCATCAAGATTGCGGACGAATCCTTCGACGGCGATGCACTTAAATTCGAATAG